The Providencia rettgeri genome includes a window with the following:
- the hemA gene encoding Glutamyl-tRNA reductase — protein MTLLALGINHKTAPVALRERVTFGPEKIDHALEELLKQPQVNGGVVLSTCNRTELYLSLESQEQAQEQLVKWLCDFHGITQKDLQPSLYWHQDDRAVSHLMRVASGLDSLVLGEPQILGQVKKAFALSQGNHSLSSELERLFQKSFSVAKRVRTETDIGANAVSVAFAACTLARQIFESLKHLNILLVGAGETIELVARHLREHGVQKMMIANRTRERAELLANEVNAQVISLSDIDNRLAEADIVISSTASPLPIIGKGMVERAMKIRRSKPMLLIDIAVPRDIEQDVEKLRDVYLYTVDDLESIIAQNLAQRKAAAVEAEYIVEQESSHFMDWLRSQAAVSTIRDYREQAEAIRANMTEKALTAIRQGADPEQVIMQLSQQLTNRLIHAPTKSLQQAAGNGDVERLNLLRDSLGLDHQ, from the coding sequence ATGACCTTATTAGCCTTAGGCATCAACCATAAAACAGCACCAGTAGCCCTGCGTGAGCGGGTAACGTTTGGTCCTGAAAAAATTGACCATGCACTTGAGGAACTTCTCAAACAGCCTCAAGTGAATGGTGGTGTTGTGCTGTCTACCTGTAATAGAACTGAGCTTTACTTGAGCCTTGAATCGCAAGAACAAGCTCAAGAACAGCTAGTAAAATGGCTGTGTGATTTTCATGGTATAACCCAAAAAGATTTACAACCGAGTCTCTATTGGCACCAAGACGACCGCGCGGTGAGTCACCTAATGCGTGTCGCTAGTGGCTTGGACTCACTTGTTTTGGGTGAACCACAAATATTAGGGCAAGTAAAAAAGGCGTTTGCGCTTTCACAAGGTAACCACTCGTTATCGAGCGAACTTGAGCGTCTTTTCCAGAAATCGTTTTCTGTTGCAAAACGTGTGCGCACAGAAACCGATATTGGCGCGAATGCAGTTTCTGTCGCATTTGCGGCTTGTACACTTGCCCGCCAAATATTTGAATCACTCAAACATTTAAACATCTTGTTAGTGGGTGCAGGGGAAACAATTGAACTTGTGGCGCGTCATTTACGTGAACATGGCGTACAAAAAATGATGATAGCTAACCGAACACGTGAACGGGCGGAGTTATTGGCCAATGAGGTTAATGCACAAGTCATTTCGTTATCGGATATTGATAACCGCTTAGCAGAAGCGGATATTGTCATTAGTTCAACGGCGAGTCCTTTACCCATCATAGGGAAAGGGATGGTCGAGCGAGCAATGAAAATACGTCGTAGTAAACCGATGTTATTAATTGATATTGCCGTTCCTCGAGATATCGAACAAGATGTTGAAAAATTAAGAGATGTTTATCTCTATACTGTGGATGATTTGGAATCTATCATTGCACAGAACCTTGCTCAGCGAAAAGCTGCAGCCGTTGAAGCTGAATATATTGTTGAGCAAGAAAGTAGCCACTTTATGGATTGGTTGCGCTCACAAGCGGCAGTGTCTACAATTCGCGATTATAGAGAACAAGCTGAGGCCATTCGGGCAAACATGACTGAAAAAGCGTTGACCGCTATCCGTCAAGGCGCAGACCCTGAGCAAGTGATCATGCAATTATCGCAACAATTAACCAACCGCCTTATTCACGCTCCAACCAAATCTTTGCAGCAAGCTGCAGGTAATGGGGATGTCGAGCGTCTAAATCTACTTAGGGACAGCCTAGGGCTGGACCATCAATAA
- the lolB gene encoding Outer-membrane lipoprotein lolB precursor codes for MQLTQALPFMHINKHFFRLLPLSCVLLTACVTTSQTTTKGTSSASDAKWKAHQQELSQLRDYQTRGSFAYNGGETKTYAKFFWQQYTPEKYRLLLTNPLGSRELELTVEPDLARLTTKDGQTHMSDVPSELIYQLTGMEIPIDDLTAWLTGSPGRATDFTLDENHLLKSVTFKSNGETWQLNYISYDSKTTPMLPNYLELRQGDRLIKLKMDSWTLKK; via the coding sequence ATGCAATTAACTCAAGCTTTACCGTTTATGCACATAAATAAGCACTTTTTTCGCCTCTTACCACTTTCATGCGTCTTGCTAACTGCTTGCGTGACAACGTCACAAACAACCACGAAAGGAACCAGCTCCGCATCGGATGCTAAGTGGAAAGCACATCAACAAGAATTAAGTCAGTTACGTGACTACCAAACACGGGGCTCCTTTGCCTATAACGGAGGAGAAACAAAAACGTACGCTAAGTTTTTCTGGCAACAATATACACCGGAAAAATACCGTTTATTGTTAACCAACCCATTAGGTAGCCGCGAACTTGAACTTACCGTTGAACCTGATTTAGCTCGATTAACTACCAAAGATGGTCAAACCCATATGAGTGACGTGCCGAGCGAGTTGATTTATCAGCTCACTGGTATGGAAATCCCAATTGATGACCTAACCGCTTGGTTAACTGGCTCGCCCGGACGTGCAACAGATTTCACCTTAGATGAAAACCACTTGCTAAAAAGTGTTACGTTTAAAAGCAATGGTGAAACATGGCAGCTCAACTATATTTCCTATGACAGCAAAACAACACCAATGCTGCCAAACTATCTCGAGTTACGCCAAGGGGATAGACTTATCAAATTGAAAATGGATAGTTGGACACTGAAAAAATGA
- the ispE gene encoding 4-diphosphocytidyl-2-C-methyl-D-erythritol kinase — translation MTLTWPSPAKLNLFLYITGQRPDGYHELQTLFQFVDYGDEITITTRDDDQLNLLTDMQGVPPEKNLILRAARLLQSYCRDTLQHSGPLGADVRIHKILPMGGGIGGGSSNAATTLIALNEHWKTQISDEVLAQLGASLGADVPVFVRGHAAFAEGVGDILTKASPKEKWYLVAHPGIEISTPMIFTDPQLNRNSPKRSLAALLLAPYANDCEPIARKRFREVEQLVSWLLEYAPSRLTGTGACVFSEFETQADALQVLNKAPSWVQGFVAQGVNVSPLHKFRAGITRVLHQ, via the coding sequence ATGACGTTAACATGGCCTTCTCCGGCAAAATTAAATCTTTTTTTGTACATCACCGGCCAACGCCCTGATGGCTATCACGAGTTACAAACTCTATTTCAATTTGTCGATTATGGCGATGAAATCACTATCACAACACGTGATGACGACCAGTTGAATTTATTGACGGATATGCAAGGGGTTCCCCCCGAAAAAAACCTAATTTTACGGGCTGCTAGATTATTACAATCCTATTGCCGCGATACGTTGCAACACAGTGGCCCACTAGGTGCCGATGTCCGTATTCATAAAATATTACCAATGGGCGGTGGTATTGGTGGAGGCTCATCAAACGCAGCAACTACCTTAATTGCGCTTAACGAACACTGGAAAACACAGATTTCTGATGAAGTCCTTGCGCAATTAGGCGCATCATTAGGAGCAGATGTTCCTGTGTTTGTTCGTGGGCATGCAGCTTTTGCCGAAGGGGTTGGTGATATTTTAACCAAAGCTTCCCCTAAAGAGAAATGGTATTTGGTGGCTCATCCCGGAATTGAAATATCAACCCCGATGATCTTCACAGATCCACAATTAAATCGAAATTCTCCAAAACGCTCCCTAGCCGCATTATTACTGGCTCCGTACGCAAATGACTGCGAACCAATCGCAAGAAAACGTTTTCGTGAGGTTGAACAGCTTGTTTCTTGGCTGTTAGAATATGCTCCGTCTCGCCTTACAGGAACAGGCGCATGTGTTTTTTCTGAATTTGAAACACAAGCGGATGCCCTGCAGGTGTTAAATAAAGCCCCATCGTGGGTGCAAGGGTTCGTCGCTCAAGGCGTTAACGTTTCCCCACTGCACAAGTTCCGCGCTGGGATAACCCGTGTATTGCACCAATAA
- the prs gene encoding Ribose-phosphate pyrophosphokinase gives MPDMKLFAGNATPELAQRVANRLYTNLGDAAVGRFSDGEVSVQINENVRGGDIFIIQSTCAPTNDNLMELVVMVDALRRASAGRITAVIPYFGYARQDRRVRSARVPITAKVVADFLSSVGVDRVLTVDLHAEQIQGFFDVPVDNVFGSPILLEDMLQKNLENPIVVSPDIGGVVRARAIAKLLNDTDMAIIDKRRPRANVSQVMHIIGDVSGRDCILVDDMIDTGGTLCKAAEALKERGAKRVFAYATHPIFSGNAVDNIKNSVIDEVIVCDTIPLSPEIKALSNVRTLTLSGMLAEAIRRISNEESISAMFEH, from the coding sequence GTGCCCGATATGAAGCTTTTTGCTGGTAACGCTACACCGGAACTAGCACAACGTGTTGCTAACCGCCTTTACACTAATCTTGGAGACGCGGCTGTTGGTCGTTTTAGCGACGGCGAAGTCAGTGTTCAAATTAATGAAAATGTTCGCGGTGGTGATATTTTTATCATCCAGTCAACTTGTGCACCAACCAACGATAACCTGATGGAACTGGTTGTTATGGTCGATGCCCTACGCCGTGCATCTGCTGGTCGTATTACCGCTGTTATCCCTTACTTCGGTTATGCAAGACAGGATCGTCGCGTACGTTCTGCCCGTGTACCAATCACCGCTAAAGTTGTTGCCGATTTTCTGTCAAGTGTAGGTGTAGACCGTGTGCTCACTGTCGATTTACACGCAGAGCAGATCCAGGGCTTCTTTGATGTTCCTGTGGATAATGTATTTGGTAGCCCTATTCTTCTGGAAGATATGTTACAGAAGAATTTGGAAAACCCAATCGTTGTATCTCCAGACATCGGCGGCGTGGTACGTGCTAGAGCTATCGCAAAACTCCTGAATGACACCGATATGGCCATTATTGACAAACGCCGCCCACGTGCGAACGTTTCTCAAGTCATGCATATCATTGGTGATGTTTCAGGTCGTGATTGCATCTTAGTGGACGATATGATTGATACCGGTGGTACGCTGTGTAAAGCAGCTGAAGCACTGAAAGAACGTGGTGCGAAACGTGTATTCGCATACGCAACACACCCGATTTTCTCAGGTAATGCTGTAGACAACATCAAAAATTCAGTCATTGATGAAGTCATTGTTTGTGACACAATTCCTCTTTCTCCTGAAATCAAAGCGCTGAGCAATGTTCGCACCTTAACGCTTTCAGGTATGTTAGCTGAAGCTATCCGTCGTATTAGCAACGAAGAGTCAATTTCAGCAATGTTTGAGCACTAA
- a CDS encoding Protein of uncharacterised function (DUF2583), whose protein sequence is MKRKSAHLLGNIFMGIGMVLMIGSIGVNLFSHIVNLGLSELITNGSLFGIFIGAMVWLVGARIGGREKVADRYWQLKQQYHSRRDNHRYP, encoded by the coding sequence ATGAAACGGAAAAGCGCTCATCTTCTAGGTAATATCTTCATGGGAATCGGAATGGTGTTGATGATCGGGAGTATCGGTGTCAACTTATTCTCTCATATCGTTAACTTAGGCCTTTCAGAACTCATCACGAACGGTTCCTTATTCGGCATTTTTATCGGTGCGATGGTATGGTTAGTCGGTGCTAGGATCGGCGGCCGTGAAAAAGTTGCAGACCGTTACTGGCAATTGAAACAACAATATCATTCACGCAGAGATAATCACCGCTATCCATAA
- the pth gene encoding Peptidyl-tRNA hydrolase — MSKIKLIVGLANPGAEYAQTRHNAGAWYVDLLAERHNQPLKEEAKFFGYTARINMGGNDIRLLVPTTFMNLSGKSVAAIANFYRINLDEILVAHDELDLPPGVAKMKLGGSNGGHNGLKDIQSKFANNPNFYRLRIGIGHPGDKNKVVGFVLGKPPLSEQKLIDDAIDEAARCTDILLADGMDKAINRLHGFKATA, encoded by the coding sequence GTGAGCAAAATTAAGTTAATTGTTGGACTTGCCAATCCGGGTGCTGAATATGCACAAACGCGCCATAATGCAGGTGCATGGTATGTTGATTTACTGGCTGAGCGCCATAATCAGCCATTGAAAGAAGAAGCTAAGTTTTTTGGTTATACCGCACGTATTAATATGGGTGGTAATGACATCCGCCTGCTGGTTCCAACCACATTTATGAACCTAAGTGGTAAATCAGTTGCCGCTATAGCCAATTTTTATCGCATCAATCTCGATGAAATTTTAGTCGCCCATGATGAACTCGATTTACCCCCCGGTGTAGCTAAAATGAAATTGGGGGGCAGCAATGGCGGCCACAATGGGTTGAAAGATATTCAAAGTAAATTCGCCAATAACCCGAATTTTTATCGTCTACGTATTGGTATTGGCCACCCAGGTGATAAAAACAAAGTGGTTGGCTTTGTTTTGGGTAAACCACCGTTATCTGAGCAAAAACTCATTGATGATGCGATTGATGAAGCGGCTAGGTGTACAGATATTCTGCTAGCTGACGGAATGGACAAAGCCATCAATCGTCTACATGGCTTCAAAGCAACTGCATAA
- the engD gene encoding GTP-dependent nucleic acid-binding protein engD encodes MGFKCGIVGLPNVGKSTLFNALTKAGIEAANFPFCTIEPNTGVVPMPDPRLDQLAEIVKPQRILPTTMEFVDIAGLVKGASKGEGLGNQFLTNIRETEAIGHVVRCFENDNIIHVAGQVDPAADIEVINTELALADLDTCERAIHRVQKRAKGGDKDAKAELEALEKCLPHLEQAGMLRTLELSNEDKAAIRYLSFLTLKPTMYIANVNEDGFENNPFLDVVYKIAEAEGSVVVPVCAAIESDIAELEDEERDEFMADLGIEEPGLNRVIRAGYQLLNLQTYFTAGVKEVRAWTIPVGATAPQAAGKIHTDFEKGFIRAQTIAFDDFIQYRGEQGAKEAGKMRAEGKDYIVKDGDVLNFLFNV; translated from the coding sequence ATGGGTTTTAAATGCGGTATCGTTGGTCTGCCTAACGTGGGTAAATCCACTCTGTTTAATGCATTGACCAAAGCCGGCATCGAAGCAGCCAACTTCCCTTTCTGTACAATTGAACCAAACACGGGTGTTGTGCCAATGCCAGACCCACGTCTTGATCAATTAGCTGAAATTGTGAAGCCACAGCGTATTTTACCAACTACGATGGAGTTCGTGGATATCGCGGGCTTAGTAAAAGGTGCATCTAAAGGTGAAGGCCTAGGTAACCAATTTTTAACGAATATCCGTGAAACCGAAGCCATTGGTCACGTTGTTCGTTGTTTTGAAAATGACAATATCATTCACGTTGCAGGCCAAGTTGACCCTGCTGCAGATATTGAAGTCATTAATACTGAATTAGCACTTGCTGACCTTGATACCTGTGAGCGCGCTATCCATCGTGTCCAAAAACGCGCAAAAGGTGGCGATAAAGACGCAAAAGCAGAATTAGAAGCATTAGAAAAATGTTTGCCGCACCTAGAGCAAGCCGGTATGTTGCGCACATTAGAGTTATCTAATGAAGATAAAGCCGCTATCCGCTACTTGAGCTTCTTAACATTAAAGCCAACGATGTACATTGCTAACGTTAATGAAGATGGTTTTGAAAATAACCCATTCTTAGATGTGGTGTATAAAATTGCAGAAGCCGAAGGCTCTGTAGTTGTTCCCGTCTGTGCAGCGATTGAGTCTGATATTGCAGAACTTGAAGACGAAGAGCGCGATGAGTTTATGGCTGATTTAGGTATTGAAGAACCGGGTCTTAACCGTGTTATTCGTGCCGGCTATCAGTTATTAAACCTGCAAACTTATTTTACTGCTGGGGTTAAAGAAGTGCGTGCATGGACTATCCCTGTCGGTGCAACGGCACCACAAGCCGCAGGTAAAATCCATACTGACTTCGAAAAAGGCTTTATTCGTGCGCAAACCATCGCATTCGATGATTTTATCCAGTACCGTGGTGAGCAAGGCGCAAAAGAAGCCGGTAAAATGCGCGCAGAAGGTAAAGATTACATCGTTAAAGACGGCGATGTGCTGAACTTCTTGTTTAATGTGTAG
- the betA_1 gene encoding Choline dehydrogenase, producing MSAVKYDYIIVGAGSAGCVLAARLIQETQSKVLLIEAGGSDNHLFIRMPAGVAKIIAQKSWPYETEPEPHANNRKMQIAQGKVLGGSSSVNGMIYIRGQKQDYDNWALNYGCEGWGYSDVLPWFKKAESNESLTGEYHGTEGPLPVSENRYRHPLSMAFIRAAQEHGLPYVNDLNGESQQGTSFYQTTTHNGERASTSRTYLKSVEKSDKLTLKLGTQVNRIIIRDGRAIGVAYQGKNGHEVEAFASCEVLACSGAMGSAKLLMLSGIGPEEHLSSLGIHTHANLPVGKNFHDHLHMSINVTTKQPISLFGADQGLNAIKHGVEWMAFRSGLLTSNVLEGAAFKDSCKQGRPDVQIHFLPILDSWDDVPGEPLPAAHGFSLKVGYLQPKSRGEVLLRSTDPQAPLKIHANYLASPEDMEGCKRAVKFGLDVLDSPSLQVLSKEVLMPPASVRHDDAQLEEFVRNFCKTVYHPVGTCRMGTDTTTSVTDLRLRVHGIENLRVVDCSVMPEIPSGNTNAPTIMIAERAAAMIMEDRNAN from the coding sequence ATGAGCGCAGTAAAATATGATTATATTATTGTAGGTGCGGGTTCTGCCGGTTGTGTTCTTGCTGCTCGGTTGATCCAAGAGACGCAATCCAAAGTATTACTTATTGAAGCGGGTGGTAGCGATAACCACTTGTTTATTCGTATGCCAGCTGGCGTGGCGAAAATTATTGCCCAAAAAAGTTGGCCTTATGAAACTGAGCCAGAGCCTCACGCGAATAACCGTAAAATGCAAATTGCCCAAGGGAAAGTGTTGGGGGGAAGTAGTTCTGTCAATGGAATGATTTATATCCGAGGCCAGAAACAAGATTATGATAATTGGGCTCTAAATTACGGCTGTGAAGGCTGGGGATACTCGGATGTATTGCCATGGTTTAAAAAGGCAGAGAGTAATGAAAGCCTGACAGGAGAATACCATGGAACAGAAGGCCCACTTCCTGTCAGTGAAAATAGATACCGGCACCCATTATCAATGGCATTTATTCGTGCAGCGCAAGAGCATGGTCTTCCTTATGTCAATGACCTTAATGGGGAAAGCCAGCAAGGAACAAGCTTTTACCAGACAACAACGCATAATGGAGAAAGAGCCAGTACATCAAGAACCTATTTAAAATCAGTGGAAAAGAGTGATAAGTTGACATTAAAGCTTGGCACTCAAGTGAACCGTATCATCATTCGCGATGGCCGCGCGATTGGTGTTGCCTATCAAGGGAAAAATGGCCATGAAGTTGAGGCATTTGCCAGTTGCGAAGTATTGGCCTGTTCGGGTGCGATGGGCTCTGCAAAATTATTGATGCTATCAGGTATCGGGCCAGAGGAGCACTTGTCTTCGTTGGGGATCCATACTCATGCGAATCTACCTGTTGGTAAAAATTTTCATGACCACCTACATATGTCAATTAACGTCACGACTAAGCAGCCAATAAGTTTATTCGGCGCAGACCAAGGTTTAAATGCAATTAAACACGGGGTCGAGTGGATGGCATTTCGCAGTGGACTGCTCACCTCTAACGTTTTAGAAGGCGCTGCATTTAAAGACAGCTGCAAGCAAGGCCGTCCTGATGTACAAATTCACTTTTTACCTATTTTAGATAGCTGGGATGATGTTCCTGGTGAGCCTCTGCCCGCAGCCCACGGCTTTTCATTAAAGGTCGGGTACTTACAACCTAAGTCCCGTGGTGAAGTTTTATTGCGCAGCACAGACCCACAAGCCCCACTAAAAATTCACGCTAATTATCTTGCCTCACCCGAAGATATGGAAGGTTGCAAGCGTGCGGTTAAGTTTGGCTTAGATGTATTGGACTCCCCTTCATTACAAGTGCTAAGCAAAGAGGTTCTAATGCCACCCGCTTCTGTACGTCATGATGACGCTCAACTTGAAGAGTTTGTCCGAAATTTTTGTAAAACGGTTTACCATCCTGTGGGAACTTGTCGTATGGGAACGGATACCACAACATCAGTGACTGATTTGCGGTTACGTGTACATGGTATTGAAAACTTACGTGTCGTGGACTGTTCTGTGATGCCTGAAATTCCAAGTGGCAATACCAACGCACCAACGATAATGATTGCAGAACGCGCCGCAGCGATGATTATGGAAGATAGAAACGCAAATTAA
- the chaA gene encoding Calcium/proton antiporter has product MGRFCFNSPLIPLTTWSRLIGSWLVVIFFILSGETLLNDSLSAFSATWIFLLLFITILTASFGVVKEADHLAEQLGEPYGTLILTLSIVLIEVILIASVLLGPGDFPTIGRDSIFAVMMIIMNLVVGICLLAGSARNGEQEYNTQGTNSYLSMIVLLTGLALVLPNYTSSQGEYSHTQAIGISGITILIYGAFLWMQMRGHRRFFIQPPKGLMNVPEQYISASDALADNNVEKKDNHAESNKKTIIIRSCVLIGLILPIVLLAHYLAIVTDYGIEALGAPAAVGGVLIAIIVFTPESITAVKAAMNNEMQRAINLCQGAFVSTVGLTVPAVLIIGIITGKQVIMGISNAEIVLFAITMLLTMLSFNGQKTSPIQGWMHLAIFAVFGLILFYP; this is encoded by the coding sequence ATGGGGCGCTTCTGTTTCAATAGTCCACTCATCCCGTTAACAACTTGGAGCCGGTTAATCGGCTCTTGGTTAGTCGTCATTTTCTTTATTTTAAGTGGCGAAACATTACTTAATGACAGTCTTTCTGCATTTAGTGCAACTTGGATTTTTTTACTGCTGTTCATTACAATTCTCACCGCTTCCTTTGGTGTCGTTAAAGAGGCTGACCATCTTGCTGAACAATTGGGTGAGCCATACGGAACGCTGATCCTGACTTTATCTATTGTCTTAATTGAAGTCATTCTTATTGCCTCTGTTCTACTAGGTCCCGGTGATTTTCCAACTATTGGGCGTGATTCCATATTCGCCGTGATGATGATTATCATGAACCTCGTCGTAGGTATCTGCTTACTCGCAGGTTCAGCTAGAAATGGTGAACAAGAATATAATACGCAAGGAACCAACAGTTATCTTTCAATGATCGTATTACTGACTGGTTTAGCGTTAGTCCTACCAAATTATACCTCTAGCCAAGGGGAGTATTCCCATACGCAAGCCATTGGTATTTCAGGTATTACTATACTTATCTATGGTGCTTTCTTGTGGATGCAGATGCGAGGTCACCGCCGATTTTTTATCCAGCCGCCTAAAGGGCTGATGAATGTCCCAGAACAATACATTTCAGCTAGCGATGCTTTGGCAGACAATAATGTCGAAAAGAAAGATAACCACGCTGAGTCAAACAAAAAAACGATTATTATTCGTTCTTGTGTGTTAATTGGGCTGATACTCCCTATTGTGTTACTTGCGCATTACTTAGCCATCGTGACTGATTACGGAATTGAAGCCTTAGGAGCACCAGCAGCAGTCGGTGGTGTCCTGATCGCCATTATCGTATTTACACCTGAATCAATCACAGCAGTAAAAGCGGCAATGAATAATGAAATGCAACGAGCGATAAACCTTTGCCAAGGCGCATTTGTCTCAACGGTAGGTTTAACTGTGCCAGCAGTATTAATTATCGGCATTATTACCGGTAAACAAGTCATTATGGGGATTTCTAACGCGGAAATTGTTTTATTCGCAATCACCATGTTACTGACTATGCTTTCATTTAATGGTCAGAAAACATCTCCCATTCAAGGTTGGATGCACCTTGCCATCTTTGCTGTATTTGGGCTTATTCTATTTTATCCGTAG
- the gltC_3 gene encoding HTH-type transcriptional regulator gltC has product MDIRSLRYFVEVVQLNGFSRAAESLFVTQPAVSRSIKKLEDELGYTLLIREVDGVKLTEEGDILLAHARQILSQFGSMKKALLERSGPISGVLPVGLPPVIASTYFADIIMAFSRRYPQVELKILELGTRKMREAMLNGEVETAAVMLPFADDRFEVHPFSTDRLMLLVSNQHPLAIREFVKFSEIADEPFIFFSDDFLINELVVSACGVYSKKPTISGRSSHLDLVTAMVRAGVGITLLPDSMWQNTSSVGLSVIPVIEPILAYDIALATVKNHHQSRRAQAWHDLALDMLRIRKV; this is encoded by the coding sequence ATGGACATTCGTTCATTACGTTATTTTGTTGAAGTTGTGCAGCTCAATGGTTTTAGCCGCGCGGCAGAAAGTTTATTTGTAACGCAACCAGCGGTTAGCCGTAGTATTAAAAAATTAGAAGATGAACTTGGTTATACTTTGCTGATTAGGGAAGTCGATGGCGTTAAATTAACGGAGGAAGGGGATATTTTATTGGCTCATGCTAGACAAATTCTTTCACAATTTGGCAGTATGAAAAAAGCGTTACTGGAAAGGTCAGGCCCTATATCTGGAGTACTACCCGTGGGGCTACCACCCGTGATAGCATCGACCTATTTTGCTGATATTATTATGGCCTTTAGCCGACGTTATCCACAGGTGGAACTGAAAATTCTTGAGTTGGGTACACGCAAAATGCGAGAGGCAATGCTAAATGGTGAAGTTGAAACTGCCGCCGTGATGTTACCTTTTGCTGATGACCGCTTTGAAGTACACCCTTTTTCAACCGACCGATTAATGCTATTGGTTAGCAACCAACATCCACTTGCAATACGTGAATTTGTTAAATTTAGTGAAATAGCCGATGAGCCTTTTATTTTCTTTTCTGATGATTTTCTGATTAATGAACTTGTTGTTAGTGCTTGCGGTGTTTATAGTAAAAAACCCACTATTTCTGGGCGTAGTAGTCATTTAGATTTGGTGACAGCCATGGTAAGAGCTGGGGTAGGGATAACGCTACTTCCGGACAGTATGTGGCAGAACACCAGTTCAGTGGGGTTATCCGTTATTCCAGTTATTGAGCCAATATTGGCTTACGACATTGCTTTAGCGACAGTAAAAAATCACCATCAAAGCCGTCGTGCACAAGCATGGCATGATTTGGCTTTGGATATGTTAAGAATAAGGAAAGTGTGA
- the ipdC_2 gene encoding Indole-3-pyruvate decarboxylase, which yields MMNKTVIEYVLDRIYQIGIHDIFGVAGDYAFPIEDAVCESENMRWIGNCNELNASYAADGYARVKGAAALSTTFGVGELSALNGIAGAYAEHLPVFHLVGMLASGVQKKPPFSSPYPRKW from the coding sequence ATGATGAATAAGACGGTTATCGAATACGTATTAGATAGAATTTACCAAATCGGTATTCACGATATTTTTGGTGTTGCTGGCGACTACGCATTCCCTATTGAAGATGCAGTATGTGAAAGTGAAAATATGCGCTGGATTGGCAACTGCAATGAACTCAATGCCTCATATGCTGCGGATGGCTATGCCCGTGTGAAAGGTGCCGCAGCGTTATCAACCACTTTTGGTGTCGGCGAACTCAGTGCCTTAAATGGTATTGCTGGCGCTTATGCCGAACATCTTCCCGTTTTTCATCTTGTTGGTATGCTAGCAAGCGGAGTTCAAAAAAAACCACCGTTTAGTTCACCATACCCTAGGAAATGGTGA